From the Pseudarthrobacter sp. MM222 genome, one window contains:
- a CDS encoding DUF4245 domain-containing protein → MQDTSATDPATPAGGTAQGAARAEVQPPVKPVIAPGAAKRANASVIGMIIALALSIGTFLPIVLMNPSPKSDGYRPDVNVSAIAQNAAGVAGFTPLAPSAGDTFRPNYARWESGTGSGVATWEVGYITPKESFIGLVQTRQSNPTWLLQQVRNAPVTGTRNAGGRDWELRDSGKGDKSMVLVHRGTTVILTGPAQLDEFSALAAAVVKSLDSNPEATVSPSTAPSP, encoded by the coding sequence ATGCAGGATACGTCCGCCACAGACCCAGCAACCCCCGCCGGCGGAACCGCCCAGGGCGCCGCCCGCGCTGAGGTCCAGCCGCCCGTCAAGCCCGTGATCGCGCCGGGGGCGGCGAAGCGGGCGAACGCATCGGTCATCGGAATGATCATCGCGCTGGCGCTGAGCATCGGCACTTTCCTTCCGATCGTGCTGATGAATCCGTCACCGAAGAGCGACGGCTACCGGCCTGACGTCAATGTCAGTGCCATTGCGCAGAACGCTGCGGGTGTGGCGGGATTCACACCGCTGGCCCCTTCCGCGGGCGACACATTCCGTCCGAATTACGCCCGTTGGGAGTCCGGCACGGGCAGCGGAGTCGCCACCTGGGAGGTCGGCTACATCACTCCAAAGGAGTCCTTCATCGGTCTGGTGCAGACCCGGCAGTCCAACCCCACCTGGTTGTTGCAGCAGGTCAGGAACGCTCCCGTGACGGGAACCCGGAACGCCGGCGGACGGGACTGGGAACTCCGGGACAGCGGCAAGGGCGACAAGAGCATGGTGCTGGTCCACCGCGGCACCACCGTCATCTTGACTGGTCCCGCCCAGCTGGACGAGTTCAGCGCGCTGGCCGCCGCCGTCGTGAAGTCATTGGACAGT
- the glpX gene encoding class II fructose-bisphosphatase — MSQKYSTLSPSLAVGIDEPDRNLALELVRVTEAAAIAGGHWVGFGDKNKADGAAVDAMRSFLQTVHFNGVVVIGEGEKDEAPMLFNGENVGDGTGPECDVAVDPIDGTRLAALGINNALAVLAVAERGSMFDPSAVFYMEKLVTGPEAADMVDLRLPVKQNLHLIAKAKGVKVNQLNVMILDRDRHRGLVEEIREAGARTKFIMDGDVAGAIAAARAGTGVDALMGIGGTPEGIVSACAIKSLGGVIQGRLWPTSDEEKQKAIDAGHDLERVLSTNDLVSSDNCYFAATGITDGDLLKGVRYSKDKVLTQSIVMRSKSGTIRFVDGEHQASKWEGYARKG; from the coding sequence ATGTCCCAGAAATACTCCACGCTTTCCCCGTCGCTCGCCGTCGGGATCGATGAGCCTGACCGCAACCTCGCACTGGAACTGGTCCGCGTCACCGAAGCCGCGGCCATCGCCGGTGGCCACTGGGTTGGCTTCGGGGACAAGAACAAGGCCGACGGTGCCGCCGTCGACGCCATGCGCTCCTTCTTGCAGACGGTCCACTTCAACGGCGTTGTCGTCATCGGTGAAGGCGAGAAGGACGAGGCCCCGATGCTCTTCAACGGCGAGAACGTGGGGGACGGAACGGGCCCTGAGTGTGACGTCGCCGTCGACCCGATCGACGGAACCCGCCTCGCCGCCCTTGGCATCAACAACGCCCTGGCCGTCCTGGCCGTCGCGGAGCGCGGGTCCATGTTCGACCCCTCCGCGGTCTTCTACATGGAGAAGCTCGTGACGGGCCCGGAAGCGGCCGACATGGTTGACCTGCGCCTGCCGGTCAAGCAGAATCTGCACCTCATCGCCAAGGCCAAGGGCGTCAAGGTCAACCAGCTCAACGTCATGATCCTTGACCGGGACCGCCACCGTGGGCTCGTGGAGGAAATCCGCGAAGCCGGTGCCCGCACGAAGTTCATCATGGACGGCGACGTCGCCGGGGCTATCGCGGCCGCACGCGCCGGTACCGGAGTGGATGCCCTCATGGGTATCGGCGGAACGCCGGAAGGCATCGTCTCGGCCTGCGCCATTAAGTCCCTCGGCGGCGTGATCCAGGGCCGCCTATGGCCCACGAGCGATGAAGAAAAGCAGAAGGCCATCGACGCCGGTCACGACCTTGAGCGCGTGCTGTCCACCAACGACCTCGTGTCCAGCGACAACTGCTATTTCGCGGCCACCGGCATCACCGACGGTGACCTGCTCAAGGGCGTGCGCTACTCCAAGGACAAGGTTCTCACCCAGTCCATCGTGATGCGCTCCAAGTCCGGCACTATCCGGTTCGTGGACGGCGAGCACCAGGCCAGCAAGTGGGAAGGCTACGCCCGTAAGGGCTAG
- a CDS encoding lipid II:glycine glycyltransferase FemX, with protein MDYFLQGPRWADFLRALGRTVHEEAGPGWSFLAVEESNPAGKLLYAPYGPVAASLEAFDAALTALTELARRRGAVFVRIEPVSAGLRVPDAAAVLRGRGLQPAPASQQPELSWIVDLDRDFKEVLADMKPVNRNLYRNIHKKGVTFRSSQDPAEISVLLEFLHMTAARNGFKPQSDEYLSQVARSLMPAGAATLFIAELEGTPIAAALAYDSADTRTYAHAALDDTHRKLSAGIPLLVTLIADAQAKGLKHVDLWGVAPEDQPDHKWAGFTAFKKSFGGRGVEYPGTWDLPVQKLRYAAYQLARRAAQAAKTIPAKLRPLRDKLPALRR; from the coding sequence GTGGACTATTTCCTGCAGGGCCCCCGATGGGCCGACTTCCTACGCGCACTGGGCCGGACCGTCCATGAAGAGGCCGGGCCGGGCTGGAGCTTCCTCGCGGTAGAGGAGTCGAACCCGGCCGGGAAGCTGCTGTACGCACCCTACGGTCCGGTGGCCGCATCGCTGGAAGCGTTCGACGCCGCCCTAACGGCGCTGACGGAACTTGCGCGCCGCCGCGGCGCGGTGTTTGTCCGGATCGAGCCTGTGAGCGCCGGCCTGCGGGTCCCCGACGCCGCCGCCGTGCTGCGCGGGCGCGGACTGCAGCCCGCGCCGGCGAGCCAGCAGCCCGAGCTCAGCTGGATCGTGGACCTGGACCGCGACTTCAAGGAAGTCCTGGCGGACATGAAGCCGGTGAACCGCAACCTGTACCGGAACATCCACAAGAAGGGCGTGACGTTCCGCTCCAGCCAGGATCCGGCCGAGATTTCGGTGTTGCTGGAGTTCCTGCACATGACGGCCGCACGCAACGGTTTCAAGCCCCAGAGCGACGAATACCTCAGCCAGGTGGCCCGTTCCCTGATGCCGGCCGGCGCCGCGACGCTGTTCATCGCCGAACTGGAGGGCACGCCCATCGCCGCGGCCCTGGCGTACGACTCGGCGGACACCCGCACCTACGCCCATGCCGCGCTGGATGATACCCACCGCAAGCTCAGTGCCGGGATTCCGCTGCTGGTGACCCTGATCGCCGATGCCCAGGCGAAGGGCCTGAAGCACGTGGACCTCTGGGGTGTGGCCCCGGAAGACCAGCCGGACCACAAGTGGGCCGGTTTCACGGCGTTCAAGAAATCGTTCGGCGGACGCGGGGTGGAGTACCCGGGAACCTGGGACCTGCCCGTACAGAAGCTGCGTTACGCCGCATACCAACTCGCCCGCCGGGCGGCGCAGGCCGCGAAGACGATCCCCGCGAAGCTCCGTCCATTGAGGGACAAGCTTCCAGCCCTCCGGCGCTAA